Proteins co-encoded in one Juglans regia cultivar Chandler chromosome 16, Walnut 2.0, whole genome shotgun sequence genomic window:
- the LOC109016409 gene encoding ribose-phosphate pyrophosphokinase 4-like isoform X2: MAATRLLSSRPSLQSPKLSRPTRPIDFLPRSSGLKFSKKIVSHGIRCDITSFEFDKPRNWTDPLHVIGNSSPSSHSSSSVPMAAAAARDPPARGVKKVCLFYCAETKALAERVAAESDAIELRGINWRTFDDGFPNLFIPNAQGIRGQHVAFLASFSSPGVIFEQLSVVYALPKLFISSFTLVLPFFPTGTSERMEDEGDVATAFTLARILSNIPISRGGPTSLVTFDIHALQERFYFGDNILPCFESGIPLLKNRLQELPDSDNIAIAFPDDGAWKRFHKQLHHFPMIVCAKVREGDKRIVRIKEGDPAGRHVVIVDDLVQSGGTLVECQRVLAAHGATKISAYVTHGIFPNKSWKRFEHDNGDIEMG, encoded by the exons ATGGCGGCCACTCGACTCCTTTCGTCCCGGCCCTCTCTCCAAAGCCCTAAACTCTCTCGCCCTACCCGCCCGATCGATTTTCTTCCTCGATCCTCGGGACTCAAATTCTCGAAGAAGATTGTGAGCCACGGCATTAGATGCGACATCACCAGCTTCGAATTCGACAAGCCCCGGAATTGGACCGATCCGCTTCATGTGATCGGAaactcttctccttcttcccatTCTTCCTCTTCGGTGCCAATGGCTGCCGCTGCTGCCCGCGATCCCCCTGCGAGGGGTGTGAAGAAGGTCTGCCTCTTTTACTGCGCCGAGACCAAGGCCCTGGCCGAGAGAGTCGCCGCCGAGTCAGATGCGATTGAGCTCCGTGGCATTAACTGGAG AACATTTGACGATGGATTCCCCAACTTGTTCATACCTAATGCTCAAGGTATCCGTGGACAGCATGTCGCGTTTCTGGCCTCGTTCAGTTCTCCCGGAGTTATTTTTGAGCAGCTCTCTGTCGTCTATGCGTTGCCGAAattattcatctcatctttcacCCTCGTCCTTCCTTTCTTCCCCACGGGAACTTCCGAGCGTATGGAGGACGAAGGAGATGTTGCAACTGCTTTCACTCTTGCTAGGATTTTGTCAAACATACCAATTTCGAGGGGAGGCCCTACCAGCCTTGTGACCTTCGATATCCATGCTTTGCAG GAGAGGTTCTACTTTGGTGATAATATTCTTCCTTGCTTTGAGAGCGGGATACCTTTGCTTAAAAATAGGCTCCAAGAGCTCCCTGATTCCGAcaat attGCCATTGCTTTTCCAGATGATGGTGCTTGGAAACGATTTCATAAGCAGCTGCACCACTTCCCAATG ATTGTTTGTGCTAAAGTTCGGGAAGGAGACAAACGAATAGTTCGTATCAAGGAAGGAGATCCTGCAGGACGGCATGTCGTGATCGTTGATGATTTAGTCCAATCAGGTGGTACTCTTGTTGAATGTCAG AGAGTATTGGCTGCCCATGGAGCAACAAAAATTAGTGCTTATGTGACGCATGGGATATTTCCTAATAAGTCGTGGAAACGCTTTGAACATGACAATGGAG